A genomic window from Anticarsia gemmatalis isolate Benzon Research Colony breed Stoneville strain chromosome 6, ilAntGemm2 primary, whole genome shotgun sequence includes:
- the uif gene encoding sushi, von Willebrand factor type A, EGF and pentraxin domain-containing protein uif isoform X1, whose translation MLIRCPAAVCAVVFLLAVTHASNEGNLFTCPNGWELKGLHCYKFFNIRHSWEKAAELCRRYGSELMVVDTYTENNMTANMVPASPSNNHYWLGLATVDDLRTNTLESAAGALVSQYAGFWDLRQPNPKDGECVDVHVSSDSQSWELTTCETLLPFMCRATACPAGTFHCSNGKCINAAFKCDKQDDCGDASDEMDCASECHFYMASSGDVVESPNYPHKYPPFGECKWTLEGPQGQNIVLQFQDFETEKSFDTVQILVGGRTEDKSVNLATLSGKQDLSNKLFVSASNFMIIKFSTDGSVERKGFRAAWKTESSNCGGMLRATPQGQVLTSPGYPNGYPGGLECVYIIEAQPGRIVSLEIEDLELGMNRDYIVIKDGNTPSSPVLARLTGPGEENQKVVISTTNHLYMYFRTSLGDSKKGFNMRYSQGCRATIIASNGTVTSPAYSLTNYPNNQECLYRVKNPNGGPLSLKFDEFAIHPTDVVQVFDGASTNGLRLHSENGFTVKPRITLTASSGEMLIRFVSDALHNGIGWKATFSADCPPLNSGIGALASNRDTAFGTVITFSCPIGQEFATGKSRITTKCLDGGKWSTTYIPSCQEVYCGPVPQIDNGFSIGSTNVTYRGVATYQCYAGFAFPTGQPIERISCLSDGRWERTPTCLASQCVALPDVPHANVTILNGGGRSYGTIVRYECEPGYVRSGQPVLLCMSNGTWSGDVPTCSKAICPKFPEIKNGFIVDQTRIYMFGDEARVQCFKGYKLNGPSVLRCGPNQEFDNPPTCEDINECISSQCDTASTECKNTQGGFFCPCRPGFSPSLDCRPVGDLGLINGAIPDESITTSTPETGYSKGMVRLNNGGGWCGNNLEAGANWILIDLRAPTIIRGFRTMSVMRADGNIAFTSAIRIQYTNDLTDVFKDYTNPDGTAVEFRILEPTLSVLNLPMPIEAQYVKFKIQDYVGAPCLKLEVMGCARLDCSDINECSENNGGCEQKCINTPGNFSCACNLGYELYASNGTAGFAIETSETGERDGDTYQKNKSCVPLMCPPLAPPENGKLLSTKSKYHFGDTVQFQCDFGFVMSGFSTLLCTSSGTWNGTAPECQYARCVTLSDDKNDGLRVIRDDPESVLVPYRDNVTITCTSPGRQLRNTVSSSFRQCVYDPKPGLPDYWLSGAQPQCPRKDCGVPMPTPGAEYGQYLDTKYQSSFFFGCQNTFKLAGQTSKHDNVVRCQANGIWDFGDLRCEGPVCEDPGRPADGYQIARSYEQSSEVLFGCSRPGYILINPRPITCIREPECKVIKPLGLASGRIPDSAINATSERPNYEARNIRLNSVTGWCGKQEAFTYVSVDLGKVYRVKAILVKGVVTSDIVGRPTEIRFFYKQAENENYVVYFPNFNLTMRDPGNYGELAMITLPKYVQARFVILGIVSFMDNACLKFELMGCDEPATEPLLGYDYGYSPCVDNEPPVFQNCPQQPIVVQTDVNGGLLPVNFTEPTATDNSGAIARLEVTPQHFKTPIQVFHNMVARYVAFDFDGNVAICEVNITVPDYTPPKLSCPQSYVIELVDKQDSYAVNFNETRRRINATDASGEVFLKFIPERAVIPIRGYENVTVIASDKYGNRAQCNFQVSVQATPCVDWELMPPAHGAMNCLPGDRGIQCIATCSPGFRFTDGEPVKTFVCETKRQWVPSAVVPDCVSENTQQAAYHVVSTVQYRALGAVSNACLPQYKDLVAQYDNILNERLTQRCSAVNVNINVTFVNVVPTLLDENVVKMDFVLAITPAVRQTQIYDLCGSTLNLIFDLSVPYASALIEPVLNVSSIGNQCPPLRAIRSSITKGFTCSVGEVLNMDTNDVPRCLHCPAGTFAGEKQKSCTMCPRGFFQNQARQGSCLKCPQGTFTREEGSKDINDCIPVCGYGTYSPTGLVPCLECPRNSYTGEPPVGGFKDCQACPVNTFTYQPAAPGRDRCRAKCAAGTYSPTGLAPCSQCPRNFYQNLVGQTNCMECPTNMKTVGTGATGLEECLPVECSNSACQHGGLCVPKGHGVQCYCPAGFSGRRCEIDIDECASQPCYNGGTCTDLPQGYRCSCPTGYGGINCQEERSDCRNDTCPERAMCKDEPGFDNYTCLCRAGYTGVDCDITIDPCSANGNPCTNGASCIALQQGRFKCECLPGWEGQLCEINTDDCIEKPCLLGAPCTDLVNDFSCACPPGFTGKRCHEKIDLCSNEPCKHGVCVDKLFIHQCICDPGWSGPSCDININECVISPCENGGQCIDGIDDFNCLCEAGYTGKRCQHTIDDCASDPCQNGATCVDQIDGFTCKCRPGYIGLQCETAIDECLTEPCNPGGTERCVDLDNKFQCVCREGFTGEMCETNIDDCASDPCFNGGSCKDEIGGYKCGCQPGWTGKRCEKDIGNCVNRPCQNNANCIDLFQDYFCVCPSGTDGKQCETAPERCIGSPCMHGGKCQDFGSGLNCTCSADYTGIGCQYEFDACEAGLCQNGATCIDHGEDYTCICAEGFKGKNCDEDIVDCKENSCPPSATCIDLPGRFYCQCPFNLTGDDCRKTISVDYDLYFSDPMRSSAAQVVPFDTGSADSLTIAMWVQYTQQDEGGVFFTAYSVSNSHIALNRKQIIQAHSNGVQVSLFPELQDVYLSFGEFATVNDGQWHHVALVWDGNNGGELTLITEGLIASKIEGYGSGRTLPQYVWVTLGKPQSDNPKAYTEAGFQGHLTKVQIWNRALDVTNEIQKQVRDCRTEPVLYNGLALTWAGYDDLVGGVERMVPSHCGQRVCPNGYAGPKCQQLQVDKEPPRVERCPGDLWVIAKNGSSIVNWDKPVFSDNVGVIREVEKSGHRPGQNLAWGAYDIAYIAYDAAGNAATCTFKVTVLAEFCPPLPDPLGGYQSCRDWGAGGQFKVCEIACRDGLRFSQPVPPFYTCGAEGFWRPTADPTLPLVYPACSPASPAQRVFKISMLFPSSVLCNDAGQGVLRQKVRTAINQLNRDWNFCSYAVDGTRECKELDINVKCDHRANVRQTRQVSTPPAVPAEDTYVLDAIIPVEETRSSREGRQVGDTYSVEISFPSVNDPVIHGGNNERSTVQRLLEKLILEDEQFDVRNILPNTVPDPASLNLVSDYACPTGQVVMAPDCVACAVGTFLDAASDTCKPCPQGTYQSEAGQVQCTACPAIAGQPGVTQATGARSAADCKERCAAGKYYDAEADLCRPCGHGSYQPREGAFSCIACPRGQTTRATEAVSAAECRDDCPSGEQLSSDGGCEPCPRGTWRANGSGAACAPCPPGTTTPQNGASSADQCSLPVCRPGSYLNVTLNTCLQCRKGTYQSEAQQTVCVPCPINTSTRGPGATSESECTNPCEMSGPEMHCDVNAYCLLIPETSEFKCQCKPGFNGTGKICTDVCTEYCDNGGECLKDARGEPSCRCTGSFTGRHCREKSEFAYIASGVAGGVIFIIFLVLLVWMICARSTKKKEPKKTLTPAIDQNGSQVNFYYGAHTPYAESIAPSHHSTYAHYYDDEEDGWEMPNFYNETYMKESLHNGMNGKMNSLARSNASIYGTKEDLYDRLKRHAYPGKKDKSDSDSEGQ comes from the exons ATGTTGATAAGGTGTCCGGCGGCAGTGTGTGCCGTCGTGTTCCTGTTGGCTGTAACACACGCCAGCAATGAG GGCAACCTCTTCACGTGTCCGAATG gATGGGAATTAAAAGGATTACACTGTTACAAATTCTTCAATATCAGGCATTCGTGGGAGAAAGCAGCAGAATTATGTCGAAG gtacgGCAGCGAACTAATGGTTGTAGATACTTACACCGAAAACAACATGACAGCGAACATGGTACCAGCCAGTCCCAGCAACAACCACTACTGGCTTGGGCTCGCGACGGTTGACGACTTAAGAACGAACACACTGGAATCAGCTGCCGGTGCTTTGGTATCACAGTACGCCGGTTTCTGGGACCTAAGACAACCGAACCCTAAAGACGGAGAGTGTGTAGACGTCCATGTTTCTTCTGATAGCCAGTCTTGGGAGCTAACCACATGTGAAACACTTCTACCATTCATGTGCCGAGCAACCGCCTGCCCCGCCG gaACCTTCCATTGTTCTAATGGAAAATGCATCAACGCAGCCTTCAAATGCGACAAGCAAGACGATTGTGGTGATGCTTCCGACGAAATGGACTGTGCTTCCGAATGTCACTTCTACATGGCCAGCAGCGGAGATGTAGTCGAGAGTCCGAACTATCCACACAAATACCCTCCTTTCGGTGAATGCAAATGGACACTCGAGGGCCCACAAGGTCAAAATATCGTTCTACAGTTCCAAGATTTTGAAACTGAAAAGTCTTTCGACACTGTTCAAATTCTGGTCGGCGGCAGGACCGAAGATAAATCTGTAAATTTAGCAACACTGTCGGGAAAACAAGATTTATCTAATAAACTTTTTGTATCCGCTTCGAACTTCATGATCATTAAATTCAGTACGGACGGTTCGGTAGAAAGGAAAGGTTTCCGAGCAGCATGGAAAACTGAGTCTTCTAACTGCGGTGGTATGCTTCGGGCTACCCCTCAAGGTCAAGTGTTAACTTCTCCTGGCTATCCAAATGGCTACCCTGGCGGATTAGAATGTGTTTACATAATTGAGGCCCAACCAGGCAGAATAGTCTCACTCGAAATTGAGGATTTGGAATTAGGTATGAATAGAGATTACATCGTCATTAAGGACGGAAACACGCCATCCAGCCCAGTTTTAGCCAGATTAACAGGACCAGGAGAGGAAAACCAAAAAGTAGTAATATCGACGACGAACCATCTTTACATGTATTTCCGAACGAGCCTTGGTGATTCCAAAAAAGGATTTAATATGAGATATTCCCAAGGCTGCAGAGCAACCATAATTGCATCAAATGGTACTGTAACCTCACCAGCTTACTCTCTAACGAATTATCCGAACAATCAAGAATGTTTATATAGGGTTAAGAACCCAAACGGTGGACCGCTTTCATTAAAATTCGACGAATTCGCTATTCACCCAACCGACGTAGTGCAAGTTTTTGACGGAGCGAGCACGAATGGATTGCGATTACATTCAGAGAATGGATTTACCGTGAAACCAAGAATAACACTGACTGCTTCCAGTGGCGAAATGTTGATACGATTTGTGTCTGATGCTTTGCATAATGGAATAGGTTGGAAGGCGACGTTCTCGGCAG attgCCCACCTCTAAACTCCGGAATTGGTGCTCTAGCGTCAAACAGAGATACCGCCTTTGGAACAGTTATAACATTCTCATGTCCGATTGGACAGGAATTCGCCACGGGAAAATCTCGCATCACAACAAAATGTTTAGATGGAGGAAAATGGTCCACAACATACATTCCCAGCTGTCAAG aggTCTACTGTGGTCCAGTCCCACAAATCGATAATGGTTTCTCAATCGGTTCGACAAATGTCACTTATCGCGGAGTCGCAACTTATCAATGTTACGCTGGCTTTGCTTTCCCAACTGGACAACCTATCGAGAGGATTTCTTGTTTGTCTGATGGACGGTGGGAAAGAACACCTACTTGTTTGG CGTCACAATGCGTTGCCCTTCCGGACGTCCCTCACGCTAACGTCACAATACTGAATGGAGGCGGACGAAGCTACGGTACAATTGTGCGTTACGAATGTGAACCCGGCTATGTAAGATCAGGTCAACCTGTCCTACTTTGTATGAGTAATGGAACGTGGTCTGGAGACGTGCCCACTTGTTCCAAGGCAATATGCCCGAAGTTCCCGGAAATCAAGAACGGGTTTATTGTTGACCAGACAAGAATATACATGTTTGGGGATGAAGCTCGTGTACAATGTTTCAAAG gATATAAACTCAATGGACCAAGCGTTCTACGATGTGGTCCAAATCAAGAATTTGACAATCCACCCACTTGTGAAGATATCAACGAGTGCATCAGCAGTCAATGTGACACGGCTTCCACTGAATGCAAAAATACTCAGGGTGGATTCTTCTGCCCCTGCAGACCAGGTTTCTCACCAAGCTTAGACTGTAGACCAGTAGGTGACTTGGGGCTTATTAATGGAGCTATTCCTGATGAGTCTATCACAACTTCAACTCCTGAGACTGGATATTCGAAAGGA ATGGTGCGCTTAAACAATGGTGGTGGATGGTGTGGTAACAATCTCGAGGCTGGAGCAAACTGGATTCTGATTGACTTGAGAGCACCCACTATCATCAGAGGATTCCGGACAATGAGTGTGATGCGTGCGGACGGCAACATCGCTTTCACATCTGCCATCCGAATTCAGTATACTAATGATTTGACCGATGTATTCAAGGACTACACCAACCCTGATGGTACAGCTGTAGAGTTCCGTATCTTAGAGCCGACTCTATCAGTTCTAAACTTGCCAATGCCTATCGAAGCACAGTATGTCAAATTCAAAATCCAAGACTACGTGGGTGCACCTTGCTTGAAGCTAGAAGTCATGGGATGTGCCAGATTAGACTGTTCAGATATCAATGAATGTAGTGAGAATAATGGAGGATGTGAACAAAAATGTATCAACAC ACCCGGAAACTTTTCTTGTGCTTGCAACCTAGGCTACGAACTTTATGCATCAAACGGTACAGCTGGTTTTGCCATCGAAACATCGGAAACAGGAGAAAGAGACGGTGACACATACCAAAAAAACAAATCTTGTGTACCTCTCATGTGCCCACCACTCGCACCACCAGAAAACGGAAAATTGTTATCCACAAAGAGCAAATACCACTTTGGTGATACAGTTCAGTTCCAATGCGATTTTGGATTTGTTATGTCTGGTTTCTCGACACTCTTGTGTACATCGAGTGGAACCTGGAACGGCACTGCACCTGAATGTCAAT atgCTCGTTGTGTGACCCTGTCTGATGACAAGAATGACGGCCTGAGGGTAATCAGAGACGATCCCGAGAGTGTACTGGTTCCATACAGGGACAACGTTACTATTACTTGCACATCGCCTGGAAGACAATTAAGAAACACAGTATCATCGTCATTCAGACAGTGTGTCTATGATCCCAAGCCG GGTCTACCTGATTACTGGCTATCGGGAGCTCAACCTCAATGTCCCAGGAAAGACTGCGGAGTTCCAATGCCAACACCTGGAGCGGAATATGGCCAGTATCTTGATACTAAATACCAAAGCTCTTTCTTCTTTGGTtgtcaaaatacttttaaactagCAGGTCAAACAAGCAAACATGATAATGTTGTTAGGTGTCAAGCAAACGGTATTTGGGACTTCGGAGACTTAAGATGTGAGGGGCCAGTGTGTGAAGACCCAGGCAGACCTGCTGATGGTTACCAGATCGCCAGAAGTTACGAACAAAGTTCGGAAGTACTATTTGGATGCTCAAGACCAGGATACATCCTTATTAACCCAAGGCCTATCACTTGTATCCGCGAACCCGAATGCAAAGTTATCAAACCTCTTGGTTTGGCTTCTGGAAGAATACCTGACTCTGCTATAAACGCAACATCTGAAAGACCCAACTACGAAGCTAGAAACATCAGACTTAATTCAGTAACCGGTTGGTGTGGCAAACAAGAGGCTTTCACATACGTGAGCGTCGATTTAGGCAAAGTGTACAGAGTCAAAGCTATCCTAGTGAAGGGTGTTGTTACTTCTGACATTGTTGGTAGACCAACAGAAATCAGATTCTTCTACAAACAAGCTGAAAATGAAAACTACGTCGTTTACTTCCCAAACTTCAACCTAACCATGAGAGATCCTGGAAACTACGGTGAACTTGCAATGATCACCTTGCCTAAATACGTACAGGCTAGATTTGTAATTCTGGGTATCGTGAGCTTTATGGACAACGCTTGTCTCAAATTCGAACTCATGGGTTGCGATGAGCCCGCCACGGAACCTTTGTTAGGTTATGATTACGGATACTCTCCTTGTGTtg ATAACGAGCCTCCCGTTTTCCAAAACTGTCCGCAACAGCCAATTGTTGTACAAACGGATGTCAACGGCGGCTTACTACCAGTGAACTTTACTGAACCTACGGCTACTGACAACTCAGGTGCTATAGCCAGATTAGAAGTTACACCACAACACTTCAAAACGCCAATTCAAGTATTCCACAATATGGTGGCGCGATATGTTGCATTCGATTTTGATGGAAACGTTGCTATTTGCGAAGTCAACATCACAGTACCAGACTACACACCACCTAAGCTCAGTTGCCCTCAGAGCTATGTCATAGAATTGGTCGACAAACAAGACAGTTATGCAGTAAACTTCAATGAAACCAGGAGGCGTATAAATGCAACGGATGCTTCAGGGGAAGTTTTCCTTAAGTTTATTCCGGAAAGAGCTGTCATACCCATACGCGGCTACGAAAATGTCACTGTTATCGCGTCAGACAAATATGGAAACCGTGCTCAATGTAACTTCCAA gTCTCCGTTCAAGCAACACCTTGTGTTGATTGGGAGCTGATGCCACCTGCACATGGAGCGATGAACTGTTTACCTGGTGATAGAGGAATTCAATGCATAGCTACTTGCAGCCCTGGCTTCAGGTTCACTGATGGAGAACCGGTGAAAACGTTTGTTTGTGAAACCAAACGTCAATGGGTACCTTCAGCTGTTGTGCCTGATTGTGTTTCAGAAA aCACTCAACAAGCCGCTTATCATGTTGTATCAACCGTACAGTACCGCGCTCTTGGAGCAGTTTCTAACGCTTGCTTACCTCAATACAAGGATTTGGTAGCTCAATACGACAACATTTTGAATGAGAGATTAACACAACGTTGTTCAGCGGTCAACGTAAACATAAACGTTACGTTTGTCAACGTAGTACCAACTCTTTTGGACGAAAATGTAGTGAAAATGGATTTCGTTTTGGCAATCACGCCGGCTGTACGTCAAACACAGATCTACGACCTCTGCGGTTCCACATTGAacttaatatttgatttatcgGTGCCATATGCTAGTGCTCTAATTGAACCTGTATTGAATGTATCGTCTATTGGTAACCAGTGCCCACCGCTGAGAGCGATTAGGAGTTCCATAACTAAGGGATTCACTTGTAGTGTCGGTGAAGTATTAAATATGGATACAAATGACGTCCCGAGATGCT TACACTGTCCTGCTGGTACTTTTGCTGGGGAAAAGCAGAAGTCTTGCACAATGTGCCCTCGTGGATTCTTCCAGAACCAAGCACGTCAAGGATCATGTCTGAAATGTCCTCAAGGAACATTCACTAGAGAAGAAGGCTCAAAGGATATCAACGACTGTATCCCTGTTTGTGGATACGGTACTTACTCACCAACTGGTTTAGTTCCTTGTCTGGAATGTCCTAGAAATAGCTACACGGGAGAGCCGCCAGTTGGAGGCTTTAAGGATTGCCAGGCTTGTCCTGTTAATACCTTCACCTACCAACCAGCTGCTCCAGGTCGTGACAGATGCAGAGCTAAATGTGCGGCAGGAACTTACTCACCTACTGGTTTAGCACCATGCTCTCAATGTCCACGAAACTTCTACCAGAACCTTGTTGGACAGACAAATTGTATGGAATGTCCCACAAACATGAAAACAGTTGGTACAGGTGCCACTGGACTGGAAGAATGTCTACCTGTAGAATGCTCTAACAGCGCTTGCCAACACGGTGGTCTATGTGTGCCTAAAGGACATGGAGTTCAATGTTACTGTCCTGCTGGTTTCTCCGGACGCAGATGTGAGATTGACATCGATGAGTGCGCCAGTCAACCGTGCTACAACGGTGGCACATGTACTGATCTACCACAAGGATACCGCTGCTCTTGTCCGACTGGCTATGGAGGAATTAACTGTCAAGAAGAAAGATCTGACTGCAGAAACGATACTTGTCCCGAACGCGCAATGTGCAAAGATGAACCTGGATTTGACAACTACACTTGTCTATGTAGGGCAGGATACACCGGCGTTGATTGTGACATTACG ATTGATCCTTGCTCAGCTAATGGAAACCCCTGTACCAATGGCGCTTCTTGCATTGCACTTCAACAAGGCCGCTTTAAATGCGAATGTCTACCAGGATGGGAAGGACAACTTTGTGAAATCAATACTGATGACTGTATCGAAAAGCCTTGTCTCCTTGGAGCTCCTTGTACGGACTTAGTAAACGACTTTAGTTGTGCTTGTCCACCAGGCTTTACAGGAAAGCGATGCCACGAGAAAATTGACCTTTGCTCAAACGAACCTTGCAAGCACGGAGTGTGTGTTGACAAACTCTTTATTCATCAATGCATTTGCGATCCAGGCTGGTCTGGTCCCTCTTGCGACATCAACATCAATGAATGTGTAATTTCACCTTGCGAAAACGGAGGACAATGTATTGATGGCATCGATGACTTTAACTGTCTTTGTGAAGCCGGTTATACTGGTAAGAGATGTCAGCATACAATTGACGATTGTGCATCTGATCCTTGCCAGAATGGTGCAACCTGTGTCGACCAGATCGACGGATTTACTTGTAAATGCCGTCCGGGATACATAGGACTTCAATGCGAGACCGCGATTGACGAATGTTTGACTGAACCTTGCAACCCTGGTGGTACAGAAAGATGTGTTGATCTTGATAACAAATTCCAATGCGTGTGCCGCGAAGGATTCACAGGAGAAATGTGCGAAACTAATATCGATGACTGTGCATCGGACCCCTGTTTCAATGGCGGATCGTGCAAAGATGAAATTGGAGGCTACAAATGCGGTTGCCAGCCAGGATGGACTGGAAAACGCTGTGAAAAGGACATCGGTAACTGTGTTAACCGACCTTGTCAAAACAACGCAAACTGCATCGACCTCTTCCAGGATTACTTCTGCGT GTGCCCAAGCGGAACAGACGGCAAACAGTGTGAGACAGCACCTGAAAGATGTATTGGAAGCCCGTGCATGCATGGTGGTAAATGCCAAGACTTCGGTTCTGGCCTCAACTGCACCTGCTCTGCTGACTACACTGGTATTGGCTGTCAATACGAATTCGACGCTTGCGAAGCTGGACTATGCCAAAATGGAGCTACTTGCATCGACCACGGTGAAGACTACACCTGCATTTGTGCAGAGGGTTTCAAAGGAAAGAACTGCGATGAAGACATTGTTGATTGCAAAGAAAACTCATGCCCGCCGTCAGCTACTTGCATTGACTTACCTGGTCGCTTCTACTGTCAGTGTCCGTTCAACCTTACTGGCGATGACTGCAGAAAAA CAATAAGTGTGGATTACGATCTCTACTTCAGTGACCCGATGCGTTCAAGCGCCGCTCAAGTGGTACCATTCGATACAGGATCCGCTGATAGCTTGACTATAGCTATGTGGGTTCAATACACACAACAAGACGAAGGCGGAGTATTCTTTACAGCGTACAGCGTTAG CAACTCCCACATTGCACTCAatagaaaacaaattatccaAGCTCATTCAAATGGCGTTCAAGTTTCTCTATTCCCGGAACTCCAAGACGTTTACCTAAGTTTCGGTGAATTTGCAACGGTAAATGACGGGCAATGGCACCACGTCGCCTTGGTTTGGGATGGCAATAATGGCGGTGAATTAACCCTTATCACAGAAGGTTTGATCGCTAGCAAGATTGAAGGTTATGGCAGCGGACGAACACTACCTCAATa TGTTTGGGTAACACTCGGCAAGCCTCAATCTGATAATCCAAAGGCTTACACAGAAGCTGGCTTCCAAGGTCATTTGACTAAAGTGCAAATATGGAACCGCGCTCTCGATGTCACAAACGAAATTCAGAAACAAGTACGTGACTGCAGAACTGAACCTGTTCTATACAATGGCCTGGCTCTTACTTGGGCTGGTTATGATGACTTAGTTGGAGGAGTCGAAAGAATGGTACCATCCCACTGCGGCCAAAGAGTATGTCCTAACGGTTACGCCGGACCTAAGTGCCAACAATTGCAAGTTGATAAGGAGCCTCCAAGAGTAGAACGCTGCCCTGGAGATCTTTGGGTAATTGCTAAGAACGGTTCATCAATTGTCAACTGGGACAAACCGGTCTTCAGTGACAATGTCGGAGTTATCAGAGAAGTTGAAAAATCGGGACATAGACCTGGACAGAACCTCGCATGGGGAGCTTACGATATCGCTTACATCGCATATGACGCTGCTGGTAATGCAGCCACGTGTACTTTCAAGGTCACCGTACTTG CTGAATTCTGTCCACCACTACCCGACCCGCTCGGTGGTTACCAGTCCTGCAGGGATTGGGGTGCCGGAGGCCAGTTCAAGGTGTGCGAAATTGCTTGTCGCGACGGACTCCGATTCTCACAGCCTGTACCACCATTCTACACGTGTGGAGCCGAAGGGTTCTGGAGGCCAACTGCTGATCCTACACTTCCCTTGGTTTACCCTGCTTGCTCAC CGGCTTCACCAGCTCAACGTGTCTTCAAAATCTCAATGTTATTCCCTAGCTCCGTTCTTTGTAACGATGCTGGCCAGGGCGTACTTCGTCAGAAAGTTCGTACCGCTATTAACCAACTTAACAGAGACTGGAACTTCTGCTCTTACGCTGTTGACG GTACCCGCGAATGTAAGGAACTGGATATCAACGTGAAATGCGACCACCGCGCCAACGTCAGACAAACGAGACAAGTATCCACCCCTCCCGCAGTACCTGCTGAAGATACCTACGTTCTAGATGCTATCATTCCTGTCGAAGA GACACGAAGCAGTAGGGAGGGTCGTCAAGTGGGCGATACGTACAGCGTTGAGATCTCTTTCCCGTCTGTCAA CGACCCAGTAATCCACGGAGGTAACAACGAACGTTCCACTGTGCAACGATTACTGGAGAAACTTATTCTCGAAGATGAACAATTCGACGTCAGGAATATTCTTCCTAATACTGTCCCTGATCCAGCTAGCTTGAACTTAGTTTCTGACTATGCTTGCCCAACTGGTCAAGTGGTTATGGCTCCTGACTGTG TTGCTTGCGCGGTCGGTACGTTCCTGGACGCCGCTAGCGATACCTGCAAACCTTGCCCACAAGGTACTTACCAATCTGAAGCCGGACAAGTCCAATGTACCGCATGCCCTGCTATCGCTGGCCAACCTGGAGTGACACAAGCAACCGGAGCACGTAGTGCAGCTGACTGCAAAG AGAGGTGTGCGGCAGGCAAATATTACGACGCTGAAGCAGATCTTTGCCGACCATGCGGTCACGGGTCATACCAACCTCGCGAAGGAGCATTCTCTTGCATCGCGTGTCCTAGAGGACAAACTACTCGCGCTACCGAAGCTGTATCAGCTGCTGAATGTAGAGATGATTGTCCGTCAG GTGAACAATTAAGCAGTGACGGTGGTTGTGAGCCTTGCCCACGTGGTACTTGGCGCGCAAATGGTTCAGGAGCCGCTTGTGCCCCTTGCCCGCCTGGAACTACAACACCACAGAATGGAGCTTCGTCCGCTGATCAATGCTCTCTACCTGTCTGCAGACCTG gCTCATATCTCAACGTCACACTAAATACATGTCTACAATGCAGAAAAGGAACATATCAATCAGAAGCTCAACAGACAGTGTGTGTGCCCTGTCCAATCAACACAAGTACGAGAGGGCCTGGTGCT ACATCGGAGTCGGAGTGCACGAACCCATGTGAGATGAGCGGACCGGAGATGCATTGCGACGTCAACGCTTATTGCCTTTTGATACCCGAGACAAGTGAATTCAAATGTCAATGCAAGCCGGGCTTCAACGGCACAGGAAAAATATGTACAG ACGTATGCACGGAGTACTGCGACAACGGTGGCGAATGTTTAAAGGACGCTAGAGGCGAGCCGTCCTGCCGCTGCACTGGTTCATTCACTGGCCGACACTGCAGAGAGAAGAGCGAGTTCGCTTACATAGCCAGTGGTGTTGCCGGAGGAGTCATATTCATTATATTCTTAGTGCTGCTTGTATGGATGATTTGTGCGAG ATCAACAAAGAAGAAGGAACCAAAGAAGACTTTAACCCCAGCTATCGACCAAAACGGCTCTCAAGTGAACTTCTACTATGGAGCGCATACTCCTTACGCAGAATCCATTGCACCATCACACCATTCCACGTACGCTCATTACTATGATGACGAGGAAGACGGCTGGGAGATGCCAAACTTCTACAACGAAACTTATATGAAGGAGAGCCTTCATAATGGAATGAATGGAAAGATGAACAGCTTAGCGAGGTCCAACGCTAGTATATACGGGACGAAGGAGGATTTGTACGACAGACTAAAGAGGCACGCGTACCCTGGTAAGAAAG